In a genomic window of Flavobacterium crassostreae:
- a CDS encoding DsbA family oxidoreductase: MATKLKIQIWSDVMCPYCYIGKRRIEAALAQFEHRDNVEIEWKSFQLDANFIASAEDSIVEHLAEKYRKDVHWAQEMMQSMTQNAKSAGLDFRLEKAIMANSFNAHRLLHLAKKYQLSNTMEEILFKAYLTDGKNVNDLVTLKELALQVGLPEQEVDAVLETDAYAKEVHADLEMAQNIGVKGVPFFVFDSKYAVSGAQEVDTFVKTLEKVWEDGHYNIPLEDLSAQDGASCGTQGCN, translated from the coding sequence ATGGCTACAAAACTAAAAATACAAATTTGGTCCGATGTAATGTGTCCATATTGTTATATCGGAAAAAGAAGAATCGAAGCTGCGCTTGCGCAATTTGAGCATAGGGATAATGTAGAAATAGAATGGAAGAGTTTTCAATTGGACGCCAATTTTATAGCCTCTGCTGAAGACAGTATTGTGGAGCATTTGGCCGAAAAATATCGTAAAGATGTGCACTGGGCGCAAGAAATGATGCAGAGCATGACTCAAAATGCAAAGAGTGCAGGTCTAGACTTTAGACTGGAAAAGGCTATTATGGCAAACTCCTTTAATGCCCACCGCCTATTGCATCTAGCCAAAAAATACCAGCTATCCAATACAATGGAAGAAATCCTGTTTAAAGCCTATTTGACGGATGGCAAAAATGTAAATGATTTGGTAACTCTTAAAGAGTTAGCGCTACAAGTGGGTTTGCCAGAACAGGAGGTGGATGCGGTTTTAGAAACGGATGCTTACGCGAAAGAGGTGCATGCGGATCTTGAAATGGCGCAAAACATAGGGGTAAAAGGGGTTCCATTTTTTGTGTTTGACTCTAAATATGCGGTCTCTGGTGCACAAGAAGTAGATACTTTTGTGAAAACGCTAGAAAAAGTTTGGGAAGATGGCCATTACAATATTCCACTAGAGGACTTAAGTGCTCAGGATGGTGCTTCTTGTGGTACGCAAGGCTGTAATTAA